From Bacillus cereus group sp. RP43, the proteins below share one genomic window:
- a CDS encoding penicillin-binding transpeptidase domain-containing protein has product MLHIKKWRFFAVLSIVGLILLILVKINFISITIATSSAERGKIFDQNGVILATNKQVKSLYCTSNDEKLSNQDTSNTLAFFNQFSNEFQHDFSTEDVKSQLQQSCKKQTMNDIPLYSEINESELTFINKNKPNNVIIKDEWIRYYPKNEIASQVIGYVENDLNSKYGPVGKSGIELQYENDLKGKPGKTLIFKMNNKKFLWNIQKAQKGKDIQLALDSKLQQKTEEALRSQIKQIRDAKAGYAVVTDVKTGAILTMANSAVFNPNTLHTHVSSKNENIKSLSQNKAIQKLKYGESYVNIASIIKPLTILIGLNEKLFQPEDTYLDKGTFQYDNQNNIANAPGTPTGEITPSQAIINSSNTFMTAKVALPLFNQNNGNIEKVAHIWTDYLMQFGLRSKTGIDLPFEEDGQYEFHPSNKFENGISALLNASWGGNEVHTPLQLAQYAATLASKGDKYKPQIVSAIMSQDGKETKKFKPILESSNRYPIEFWSVVHGGMSQNIEEIKNFPFHVAGKTGSTGSPNEQERMINHSLFIAYAPTEDPQIAISVVIPGSNSEKNIAALVTSEILKSWNTLQKEDKDKEEGSLK; this is encoded by the coding sequence ATGTTACATATAAAAAAATGGAGATTTTTTGCGGTTCTTTCTATTGTAGGTTTGATTTTACTAATTTTAGTAAAAATCAACTTCATTTCAATTACTATCGCAACTTCTTCAGCTGAAAGAGGAAAAATTTTTGATCAAAATGGTGTCATACTAGCTACAAATAAGCAAGTTAAGTCTCTATATTGCACTTCTAATGATGAAAAGCTATCGAATCAAGATACATCAAACACATTAGCTTTTTTCAATCAATTTTCAAACGAGTTTCAACATGATTTTTCTACAGAGGACGTAAAATCACAATTACAACAATCTTGTAAAAAGCAGACTATGAATGATATACCGTTATACTCTGAAATAAATGAGAGTGAACTTACATTCATAAACAAAAACAAACCCAATAATGTAATAATTAAAGATGAATGGATTCGATATTATCCAAAGAACGAAATTGCTTCACAAGTAATTGGATATGTAGAAAATGATCTTAATTCTAAGTATGGACCTGTTGGGAAAAGTGGGATTGAGCTTCAATATGAAAATGATTTAAAAGGAAAACCCGGAAAAACTCTGATTTTTAAAATGAATAATAAAAAGTTCTTATGGAACATTCAAAAAGCACAAAAAGGAAAAGATATCCAGCTAGCTTTAGACTCGAAATTGCAGCAAAAAACAGAGGAAGCATTAAGATCTCAAATTAAGCAAATACGTGATGCTAAAGCTGGTTATGCTGTAGTAACCGATGTAAAAACTGGCGCAATTTTAACTATGGCCAACTCGGCAGTTTTTAATCCAAATACATTACATACACATGTATCATCTAAAAATGAAAACATTAAATCACTTTCGCAAAATAAAGCAATTCAAAAATTAAAATATGGTGAATCTTATGTAAATATAGCCTCTATTATAAAGCCACTTACTATTTTAATTGGATTAAACGAAAAGCTTTTTCAGCCTGAAGATACTTATTTAGATAAGGGTACTTTTCAGTATGATAATCAAAATAACATTGCTAATGCACCTGGAACGCCAACAGGTGAGATTACACCGAGTCAGGCTATCATTAATTCATCTAACACATTTATGACAGCAAAAGTAGCTCTGCCCTTATTCAACCAAAATAATGGGAATATAGAAAAAGTGGCACATATATGGACAGATTATTTAATGCAATTCGGCCTACGTTCTAAAACCGGGATTGATTTACCCTTTGAAGAAGACGGACAATATGAATTCCATCCATCTAATAAGTTTGAAAATGGAATCTCCGCTTTATTAAATGCCTCTTGGGGAGGAAATGAAGTGCATACCCCTCTTCAACTCGCTCAATATGCAGCAACTTTGGCAAGTAAAGGTGATAAATATAAACCTCAAATCGTAAGTGCTATTATGAGTCAGGACGGTAAGGAAACAAAAAAGTTTAAACCAATTTTAGAAAGTTCAAATCGTTATCCTATAGAATTTTGGAGTGTCGTGCACGGTGGAATGAGTCAAAATATAGAGGAGATTAAAAATTTCCCCTTTCATGTCGCAGGTAAAACGGGTAGTACAGGTTCTCCGAATGAGCAAGAAAGAATGATAAATCATTCTCTTTTCATTGCATATGCTCCTACCGAAGATCCACAAATCGCCATTTCTGTCGTTATTCCTGGTAGTAATTCAGAAAAAAACATCGCTGCTCTCGTTACATCAGAAATTTTAAAGTCTTGGAATACACTTCAAAAGGAGGATAAAGATAAAGAGGAAGGTTCATTAAAGTGA
- a CDS encoding penicillin-binding transpeptidase domain-containing protein, with protein sequence MEKQKGKNKTYISIRLNIMFLCIFVLFSAIIMQLGKVQIVEGEDYKNQVENSQNETTSIPVPRGQILDREGKTVVNNKSLRTITYTRVKGIKSEDILKTAKDLAKVLEMPEQDINKLTDIDKKDFWMQLNTKRAESKITKKDIEKFKEKGIEGKELDKKIDDLRRSRVTEVELAELTAQDLKVLAIKSKMSSGYQLTPQIIKKDVTDQEYARISENLAEFPGVDTTVDWERNYVNGNLFRSVIGNITSSEEGLPKENLDSYLVRGYNRNDRVGKSYIEQRYEDVLHGTKEEVKNITDKSGNIINTEIISKGKSGNSLILTIDMELQKKVEESIEKNLRAFKSSEPLLDRAFVVMTNPNNGQILSMAGKKIVEKEGKIEIEDLALGNMTTSYELGSAVKGATLLTGYETGAIHPGDQFYDAPMKFKGTQAKKSWNVSGFGNVNDLRALQVSSNVYMFQTALQIAGVNYVPNGKLDIKQEAFDTMRYYFKQFGLGVPTGIDLPNEIIGQTRKIDSQPGFLLDFSIGQYDTYTPLQLAQYISTIANGGYRMQPKIVQEIREQSIKEEVGKVIRSIEPVVLNRIDMKTEHIDRIKEGFRWVFQEGDGTGVKYFKNAPYKPAGKTGTAQTVYGGDDPIGRNAKGERMECYNLTLVGYAPYDNPEVAFSIVVPWLHDDHNGINSIIGKEVLDVYFDLKQQRIHGEATSTDSSNQN encoded by the coding sequence ATGGAAAAACAAAAAGGAAAGAACAAGACATATATATCTATTCGATTAAATATAATGTTCCTTTGCATATTTGTACTATTCTCAGCTATTATTATGCAGCTAGGAAAAGTACAAATCGTTGAGGGGGAGGATTATAAGAACCAAGTGGAAAACAGTCAAAATGAAACAACTAGTATACCAGTTCCACGTGGACAAATTCTAGATCGAGAAGGGAAAACGGTCGTTAATAATAAATCTCTTCGCACAATTACGTATACAAGGGTGAAGGGGATAAAGAGTGAAGATATTTTAAAAACAGCAAAAGACTTGGCGAAAGTACTTGAAATGCCTGAACAAGATATAAATAAGTTAACAGATATCGATAAAAAGGATTTCTGGATGCAATTGAATACGAAACGTGCGGAATCAAAGATTACTAAAAAAGATATAGAAAAGTTTAAAGAAAAGGGAATAGAGGGAAAAGAGTTAGATAAAAAAATTGATGACTTAAGACGAAGTCGCGTTACAGAAGTAGAATTGGCAGAATTAACAGCACAAGATTTAAAGGTGTTAGCTATTAAAAGTAAAATGAGTTCAGGTTATCAACTGACACCACAAATTATAAAAAAAGATGTAACAGATCAAGAATATGCAAGGATAAGTGAAAACCTTGCAGAGTTTCCAGGAGTAGATACAACAGTTGATTGGGAACGTAATTATGTAAATGGTAATTTATTTCGTTCCGTGATAGGTAATATTACAAGTAGTGAAGAAGGACTACCGAAAGAAAACTTAGATTCTTATTTGGTACGTGGATATAACCGTAATGATCGTGTAGGAAAAAGTTATATTGAACAACGATATGAAGATGTATTACACGGCACAAAAGAAGAAGTGAAAAACATTACTGATAAATCAGGAAACATTATAAACACAGAAATAATCTCTAAAGGAAAAAGTGGTAATAGTTTAATATTAACGATTGATATGGAATTACAAAAGAAAGTGGAAGAAAGTATTGAGAAAAATTTGAGAGCTTTTAAGAGTTCAGAGCCACTGTTGGACCGAGCTTTTGTCGTCATGACGAATCCAAATAATGGGCAGATTTTATCTATGGCAGGCAAAAAGATTGTAGAAAAAGAAGGGAAAATAGAGATTGAGGATTTAGCATTAGGTAACATGACAACTTCGTATGAGCTAGGATCAGCTGTAAAAGGTGCTACTTTATTAACTGGATATGAGACAGGGGCAATACATCCAGGAGATCAATTTTATGATGCACCGATGAAATTTAAAGGTACACAAGCTAAGAAATCGTGGAATGTATCCGGATTTGGTAATGTAAATGATTTAAGAGCTTTACAAGTATCTTCGAATGTATACATGTTCCAGACAGCTTTACAAATCGCAGGGGTTAATTACGTACCAAATGGTAAGTTGGATATTAAACAAGAAGCATTTGATACGATGCGCTATTATTTCAAGCAATTTGGTTTAGGTGTCCCAACAGGTATTGATTTACCGAATGAAATAATTGGACAAACGAGAAAAATAGATAGTCAACCAGGGTTTTTATTAGATTTTTCTATCGGTCAGTATGATACGTATACACCACTGCAATTGGCGCAATATATTTCAACGATTGCTAATGGCGGTTATAGAATGCAACCGAAGATTGTACAAGAAATACGAGAGCAATCAATAAAAGAAGAGGTTGGCAAAGTTATACGCTCCATAGAGCCTGTCGTATTAAATCGAATTGATATGAAGACAGAACATATTGATCGAATAAAAGAAGGGTTTAGATGGGTATTTCAAGAAGGTGATGGAACTGGCGTGAAGTATTTCAAAAATGCTCCATATAAACCAGCAGGAAAAACAGGGACAGCTCAAACTGTATATGGTGGAGATGATCCAATTGGTAGAAATGCAAAAGGAGAACGTATGGAATGTTACAACTTAACATTAGTTGGATATGCTCCATATGATAATCCAGAAGTAGCATTTTCTATAGTAGTCCCGTGGCTTCATGATGATCATAATGGAATTAATTCTATAATTGGAAAGGAAGTTTTAGATGTATACTTTGATTTAAAACAGCAACGTATACATGGTGAAGCTACTAGTACAGATAGTTCGAATCAAAATTAG
- a CDS encoding IS6 family transposase, producing MILVAIGYDCRFSLSYRDVSEVLKERGISVHPTTIMRWFHEYGNLIYQIWKKKNKTAQLSWHLDETYIKVKGELRYLYRAIDRDGYTLDIQLRKTRNHQAAYMFMKRLVEIFGEPMVLTTDKAPTLLCTFNKLKEQGLYKCTTHCTVKNLNNLIEQDHRHVKRRFSKSAGFQSLRHASRNLKGIETIHALYKRKRSLQPNFVFSIYNELHQLLTIA from the coding sequence ATTATTTTGGTAGCCATCGGCTACGACTGTCGTTTTTCTTTAAGCTATCGTGATGTATCTGAAGTCTTGAAAGAGCGTGGAATATCAGTTCATCCAACAACTATCATGCGTTGGTTTCATGAATATGGCAATCTTATTTATCAAATCTGGAAAAAGAAAAATAAAACTGCTCAATTATCATGGCATTTAGATGAAACTTATATCAAAGTCAAGGGGGAGTTGCGTTATCTGTATCGTGCGATTGATCGAGACGGATACACCTTGGATATCCAACTCCGTAAAACAAGAAATCATCAGGCTGCCTATATGTTTATGAAACGATTAGTCGAAATTTTCGGAGAACCAATGGTTCTTACAACAGACAAAGCCCCAACGCTACTTTGCACGTTTAATAAATTAAAAGAACAAGGTCTTTATAAATGTACAACTCATTGTACCGTCAAGAATTTGAACAATCTCATCGAACAAGACCATAGGCATGTCAAACGACGTTTTTCTAAATCCGCAGGATTTCAAAGTCTTCGTCATGCTTCACGTAACTTGAAAGGAATTGAAACCATTCATGCTCTATATAAACGAAAACGAAGTTTGCAGCCAAACTTCGTTTTTTCGATATACAATGAATTACATCAATTACTAACGATTGCATAA
- a CDS encoding YxeA family protein — translation MKKTLIAVSGLVVVGGGLLTYAGGDIVDRFNPLVKEKDVYVLTKGEAQPDGKRYFYMLNGVDESGDENTIKVGVSGKDDFPDSYLKVHVKGKYVYKFEEVQEKEVPEKTKEKLKK, via the coding sequence ATGAAAAAAACATTGATTGCAGTTTCAGGATTAGTTGTTGTAGGAGGTGGATTATTAACTTATGCAGGAGGAGATATAGTAGATAGATTTAATCCGTTAGTGAAAGAAAAAGATGTGTATGTCCTTACAAAAGGGGAAGCACAACCTGATGGTAAGAGATATTTTTACATGTTAAACGGAGTTGATGAATCAGGCGATGAAAATACCATTAAAGTAGGGGTTTCTGGTAAGGATGATTTTCCAGATTCTTATTTAAAGGTTCATGTAAAAGGAAAGTACGTTTACAAATTTGAGGAAGTGCAGGAAAAAGAAGTTCCTGAGAAAACAAAAGAAAAACTAAAAAAATAA
- a CDS encoding Rpn family recombination-promoting nuclease/putative transposase: MSNSLVNLRIDFAFKQLFGTNGNEDILVAFLNAILKDSLESPIVALQLEDPHLHREYEEDKLSILDISATLNTGTKVNVEIQLNNNHDMIKRSLYYWGRLYTSQLQKGMPYSSLHKTITINLLNFVMFPEYESFHTTGILWNQQQQKLLSDDIEVHIVEIPKLLQQWREEKVNPWEDSFVRWLLLLPANEDEYLTQTLEDIAMNQDPILQKAMNKWERMSQDSSFRQAYEAREKALMDEAAKFAHARNEGKKEGIQEGVQQGEIQMIKGMHELGVPLETIAKASKLGIDEVERILEQK; the protein is encoded by the coding sequence ATGTCCAATTCATTAGTAAATTTACGTATCGATTTTGCATTTAAGCAGTTATTTGGCACAAATGGGAATGAAGATATTTTAGTTGCCTTTTTAAATGCCATATTAAAAGATTCTTTAGAATCACCTATTGTTGCCCTACAATTAGAAGATCCACATTTGCATCGAGAATATGAAGAAGATAAATTATCGATTTTAGATATTTCGGCTACATTAAATACAGGAACAAAGGTAAATGTAGAAATACAATTGAATAATAATCACGATATGATCAAACGCAGCTTGTATTATTGGGGAAGGTTATACACCTCTCAATTGCAAAAAGGAATGCCTTATAGTTCGCTTCATAAAACCATTACCATAAACTTGTTAAACTTTGTGATGTTTCCAGAATATGAATCATTTCATACAACAGGAATCCTTTGGAATCAGCAACAACAAAAGTTATTAAGTGACGATATAGAAGTTCATATTGTAGAGATTCCAAAGTTACTACAGCAATGGCGTGAAGAGAAAGTTAATCCGTGGGAAGACTCGTTTGTTCGTTGGTTATTATTATTACCAGCGAATGAAGATGAGTATCTCACACAAACATTGGAGGACATTGCCATGAACCAAGATCCGATTTTACAAAAAGCAATGAATAAGTGGGAACGTATGAGTCAAGATTCTTCTTTCCGTCAAGCATATGAAGCAAGAGAAAAGGCCTTAATGGATGAGGCTGCAAAGTTTGCTCATGCTCGTAATGAGGGAAAAAAAGAAGGCATTCAAGAAGGGGTTCAGCAAGGGGAAATACAGATGATTAAAGGTATGCATGAACTTGGTGTACCACTTGAAACGATTGCTAAAGCCAGTAAATTAGGAATAGATGAGGTTGAACGTATTTTAGAACAAAAATAA
- a CDS encoding sigma-70 family RNA polymerase sigma factor, which translates to MEQKFIEKCNHDELDYVIKDYWQDVWNYSFIITKDPHLSDDITQDVFIKVFKHWHSFRKESSIKTWILKITRNTAINYLKSSYFKRISLVGFFSDDKQSSSAEQEFFKQEELNEVWDVVLKLPKKHREILILDAKYELSYEEMAETLGVSIGTVKSRLSRARSKVSKLIGEGRSDEQ; encoded by the coding sequence ATGGAACAAAAGTTTATTGAAAAATGTAATCATGATGAGCTTGACTATGTTATAAAAGACTATTGGCAAGATGTATGGAATTATTCATTTATTATTACGAAAGATCCACACTTATCAGATGATATCACACAAGATGTCTTTATAAAGGTTTTTAAACATTGGCATTCGTTTCGAAAGGAGTCATCTATTAAAACGTGGATATTAAAAATCACAAGAAATACGGCAATAAACTATTTGAAATCCTCTTATTTTAAAAGGATATCTTTAGTGGGATTTTTTAGTGACGACAAGCAGTCTTCCTCGGCAGAACAAGAGTTTTTTAAGCAAGAGGAACTGAATGAAGTGTGGGATGTTGTATTAAAACTACCTAAAAAACACCGTGAAATACTAATATTGGACGCGAAATATGAATTATCTTATGAAGAAATGGCTGAAACATTAGGTGTATCAATTGGAACAGTCAAATCTAGATTAAGCCGAGCGAGAAGTAAAGTTTCAAAACTAATAGGGGAGGGTAGAAGTGATGAACAGTAA
- a CDS encoding SH3 domain-containing protein → MNSKKNPDWYSKLKKGPMERRKDEEEFINKIKQSVYQNSEVDSVIYKRPPRKKALPVVVVLVCTMLFFIVQQPGLDDNKSPVQSSTQIKLKTKDESAQEPSLKQFMNDLSRSTNSRNENDLYKALNDEVLFKGNSYKKDELKFDEDLFHELQVALTMGGEFANDTKKVYKVPSGMTESNQSKREHFIYVTVTGNKTKILAEPKRESQVLYEVSNEMVKAWIPEKVQNDGYIKISTINGNTTGYVQKKYVLTDIKYSFMFEKNHEGIWKITNIESIW, encoded by the coding sequence ATGAACAGTAAAAAGAATCCTGACTGGTATAGTAAATTGAAAAAAGGCCCAATGGAGCGTCGTAAAGATGAAGAAGAATTTATTAATAAAATAAAGCAATCGGTATACCAAAATAGTGAAGTAGATTCTGTAATATATAAGAGACCACCTCGTAAAAAAGCATTGCCTGTTGTAGTTGTGTTGGTTTGTACAATGTTATTTTTTATTGTTCAACAACCTGGGCTTGATGATAATAAATCACCGGTACAAAGTAGTACACAAATTAAGCTGAAAACAAAAGATGAGTCTGCTCAAGAGCCATCATTAAAACAGTTTATGAATGATTTATCTCGAAGTACAAATTCAAGAAATGAAAATGATTTGTATAAAGCATTAAATGATGAAGTTCTATTTAAAGGGAATAGTTATAAGAAGGATGAATTGAAATTTGATGAAGATTTGTTTCATGAGTTGCAAGTCGCTCTTACAATGGGGGGAGAATTTGCAAATGATACAAAGAAAGTGTATAAAGTACCAAGTGGAATGACAGAAAGTAACCAATCAAAGCGAGAACATTTTATATATGTAACTGTTACTGGAAATAAAACGAAAATTTTAGCTGAACCAAAACGAGAATCACAAGTTTTATATGAAGTATCTAATGAAATGGTAAAAGCTTGGATCCCGGAAAAAGTGCAAAATGATGGATATATAAAAATATCGACTATTAACGGTAATACTACTGGATATGTACAAAAAAAGTATGTTTTAACTGATATTAAATATTCTTTCATGTTCGAAAAGAATCATGAAGGTATATGGAAAATAACGAATATAGAATCTATATGGTAA
- a CDS encoding ABC-2 transporter permease has translation MFNMYNLILKDFRLQKLLILLYLLGICFFIGTFGSFGFIVVLVAGSYMINLHYYDEKNNSHKFINSLPYSRNKIIMSKYIGTVLFTILVVLFSLLIQAVIQVASPTYGVEIETPHTIVVSVLTVMLFTSIYLPFFYRFTNKYLMAAVSIIFPVCVVLWRPIEAYVNITDLVYSVTTQFTINQLIILVSIVTMLIFIGSYFLTVRIYKRTDF, from the coding sequence ATGTTCAATATGTATAATTTAATATTAAAGGATTTTAGATTGCAAAAATTATTGATCTTACTCTATCTACTTGGTATATGCTTTTTTATAGGGACGTTTGGAAGTTTTGGGTTCATAGTCGTTTTGGTGGCTGGTTCTTATATGATAAATCTACATTATTACGACGAAAAGAATAATAGTCACAAATTTATTAATAGCCTGCCTTATAGTAGAAATAAAATTATTATGTCAAAATATATTGGTACAGTGTTGTTTACAATTCTAGTAGTTCTATTCTCATTATTGATACAAGCAGTAATTCAAGTTGCATCCCCGACTTATGGAGTTGAAATTGAAACTCCACACACAATTGTGGTTAGTGTTCTTACTGTCATGTTGTTTACGTCTATCTACTTACCATTTTTCTATCGCTTCACCAATAAATATTTGATGGCTGCTGTCAGCATTATTTTCCCTGTATGTGTTGTTTTATGGAGACCAATTGAGGCATATGTAAATATTACCGACCTTGTATATAGCGTTACTACACAATTTACTATTAATCAACTCATTATACTTGTTTCAATCGTTACCATGCTTATATTTATTGGTTCTTACTTCTTAACGGTGAGAATTTATAAACGTACTGATTTTTAA
- a CDS encoding FtsX-like permease family protein has protein sequence MIFKLSISGLKSKLKDYIVLLVGLVMSISIFYMFQTLALNKAFVEANTTIRSIAPVFQTGSALLAIITFFYVLYANSFLMSLRQKEFGMYMMLGAKKHKVTLLMFLETIIIGAVSLVIGITVGIGLSQGIGKLLMKQLDFTASGYQGFYVPSMLVTCMFFLVLFVLSAIMNSLKLSRISVLQLVHADASAERTMIRGKWTGIVSFLAIILLGIGYASMIYMNKLKEQGPMIAMLTTTAGTYMLFNSVLPLIIKKLKTNKKRSEKGLNAFTFAQLNFRINSLTKVLATVAMLVALGAGAISGGMAFKNNVIQSTDQLEIYDTVIHNPTAEEKNILDGITFKEKNEYHYKVDGKYVYYLKEDLEKNRPLMQAVTEKKDRGKVKRVSENLPVGALSKYGEENMEDTNIIPEEWDDALRSLQPTYLNYMEKVKKIIDQKMYDGIQEKENIVVIGKTEDFVTYLDKWKKIDELQLVKYKNVTAEDIFSKYQIYTMIYASASGTVFMGFFLGIAFLAMMASCLMFKILSGASKDIVRYEMLRKIGVRHELLAKSIYKELFLVFLFPGIVGIIHVLLGMKIFGFILIDPYFRIWLPILIFVVIYSIYYFITVQLYKRIVLPEKVIRM, from the coding sequence ATGATATTTAAACTCTCTATTTCAGGGCTAAAAAGTAAGCTAAAAGATTATATTGTCTTACTAGTTGGTCTTGTTATGTCAATTTCAATTTTTTACATGTTTCAAACGCTAGCATTAAATAAAGCATTTGTTGAAGCAAATACTACTATTCGGTCAATTGCGCCTGTTTTTCAAACAGGTTCAGCTCTATTAGCAATCATTACATTCTTCTATGTTCTATATGCAAATTCTTTTTTGATGTCTCTTCGACAAAAAGAATTTGGGATGTATATGATGTTAGGTGCAAAAAAACATAAGGTTACATTACTTATGTTTCTGGAAACGATTATTATTGGCGCAGTATCCTTAGTAATTGGAATTACAGTAGGAATAGGACTTTCACAAGGGATTGGTAAACTCCTCATGAAGCAACTAGATTTTACTGCGAGTGGTTACCAAGGGTTTTATGTACCATCGATGTTAGTTACTTGTATGTTCTTCTTGGTATTATTTGTGTTATCTGCCATTATGAATAGTTTGAAATTATCACGTATCTCCGTTCTGCAACTTGTACATGCAGATGCTTCAGCAGAACGTACAATGATTAGAGGTAAGTGGACCGGGATTGTTTCATTTTTAGCTATTATTTTATTAGGAATTGGATATGCTTCAATGATTTATATGAATAAGTTAAAAGAACAGGGTCCTATGATTGCGATGCTTACAACTACAGCGGGAACGTATATGTTATTTAATTCTGTCCTTCCGCTTATTATTAAAAAATTAAAAACTAATAAAAAGCGTAGTGAGAAAGGTCTTAATGCTTTTACATTTGCTCAATTAAACTTTCGTATTAATAGTTTAACAAAGGTGCTCGCAACAGTAGCAATGTTAGTAGCACTTGGTGCGGGGGCGATTTCAGGTGGGATGGCTTTCAAAAATAACGTAATTCAATCGACGGATCAACTTGAAATATACGATACAGTCATTCATAATCCAACAGCAGAAGAAAAGAATATTCTAGATGGTATTACATTTAAAGAAAAGAATGAATATCACTATAAAGTTGATGGCAAATATGTTTACTACTTGAAAGAAGATCTAGAGAAAAACCGTCCACTTATGCAAGCTGTAACAGAAAAAAAAGATAGAGGGAAAGTAAAACGAGTTTCTGAAAATCTTCCTGTAGGAGCACTTTCAAAATATGGTGAGGAGAATATGGAGGATACAAATATTATCCCAGAAGAGTGGGATGACGCTTTACGCTCTCTTCAACCAACCTATTTAAATTACATGGAAAAAGTAAAAAAAATAATAGATCAAAAAATGTACGATGGCATACAAGAAAAAGAAAACATTGTTGTAATTGGAAAAACTGAGGATTTTGTAACATATTTAGATAAATGGAAAAAAATTGACGAGTTGCAACTAGTTAAATATAAAAATGTCACAGCTGAAGATATCTTCAGCAAATATCAAATATACACTATGATTTACGCCAGTGCCAGCGGAACAGTATTTATGGGTTTCTTCTTAGGTATTGCTTTCCTTGCGATGATGGCAAGCTGCTTAATGTTTAAGATTCTTTCTGGTGCATCAAAAGATATTGTACGCTACGAAATGCTTCGAAAAATTGGAGTCCGTCATGAATTATTAGCAAAATCCATTTATAAAGAGCTATTTTTAGTCTTTTTATTTCCAGGGATAGTAGGTATAATTCATGTATTATTGGGTATGAAGATTTTTGGTTTCATCTTAATTGACCCATATTTCCGTATTTGGTTACCAATCTTGATTTTCGTAGTTATCTATTCGATTTATTACTTTATTACAGTTCAATTATATAAAAGAATTGTTCTTCCTGAAAAAGTAATTAGAATGTGA
- a CDS encoding ATP-binding cassette domain-containing protein, with translation MNHSVVNVKNVQKVYGKKGENQSHALRDVSFSIREGEFVGIMGPSGSGKTTLLNVISTLDVATGGIVEIAGIDITKMKQGELSDFRSQKLGFIFQDFNLLENLSIYENIALPLSLQGVPSRKIGPKVKKVANMLRISEILQKYPSEVSGGQKQRTAAARALVHEPAIILGDEPTGALDSKNATSLLDAMTNLNKEQGVSIMMVTHDPYSASYCQRILFIQDGELYKEIHRSGIREAFYKEILDVLADLGTQKG, from the coding sequence ATGAACCACTCAGTTGTAAATGTAAAAAATGTTCAAAAAGTGTACGGTAAAAAAGGTGAAAATCAGTCACACGCTTTAAGAGATGTATCGTTCTCGATTCGAGAGGGAGAATTTGTTGGAATCATGGGACCGTCTGGTTCAGGAAAAACAACATTATTAAATGTAATTTCAACATTAGATGTAGCAACTGGCGGCATTGTTGAAATTGCTGGTATCGATATAACTAAAATGAAGCAAGGAGAGCTTTCAGATTTTCGCTCTCAAAAATTAGGATTTATCTTTCAAGATTTCAATTTATTAGAAAATCTATCTATTTATGAAAATATTGCACTCCCACTTTCACTTCAAGGAGTCCCCTCGCGTAAGATTGGTCCAAAAGTAAAAAAAGTAGCCAACATGTTAAGGATTTCGGAAATACTTCAAAAATATCCATCTGAGGTATCTGGTGGACAAAAACAACGTACCGCAGCAGCACGCGCACTTGTACATGAACCAGCAATTATTTTAGGGGACGAGCCAACAGGAGCTCTTGATTCTAAAAATGCAACAAGTTTACTGGATGCGATGACAAACTTAAATAAAGAACAAGGTGTATCGATTATGATGGTTACTCATGATCCATATAGTGCAAGTTACTGTCAGCGTATTTTATTCATTCAAGATGGTGAGCTATACAAAGAAATTCATCGTAGTGGTATACGTGAAGCGTTCTATAAAGAAATTTTAGATGTACTTGCGGATTTAGGTACACAAAAAGGATAG